Proteins from a genomic interval of Flammeovirgaceae bacterium SG7u.111:
- a CDS encoding alanine racemase, whose translation MSLKITKPTLLLDKQKCFRNIENMVRKANKHNVRLRPHFKTHQSAEVGQWFKDFGVSHITVSSVDMAKYFAENGWENILIAFPINPLQFDEIEQIPESVNLELLLSDAGILPHLSTLKRKVGIFIEFNAGYGRTGFSIDQFDEIKKCLDNIVFQSNLTFSGFYTHNGHTYSTQSIAEINQIHIESIRLFRELRAGFRDEFPQMKIVMGDTPSCSTMDFFQYIDEIGPGNFVFYDLTQQKIGSCEFDQVAVAMACPVVAKFPEKGEVVIYGGGVHFSKDILEKNGEPIFGLMVEQTGKNWGQPIEGAYIKGLSQEHGKVVLPKELFDNTEIGDILYFLPVHSCLTANLMREYLTLEGEVVGRM comes from the coding sequence ATGTCTTTGAAAATAACCAAGCCAACTCTTCTGCTGGATAAGCAGAAATGCTTTCGCAATATTGAAAACATGGTCAGAAAGGCCAATAAGCACAACGTAAGGCTCAGGCCACATTTTAAAACCCATCAGTCTGCCGAAGTTGGGCAATGGTTTAAAGATTTTGGGGTAAGTCACATTACCGTTTCTTCGGTAGATATGGCGAAGTACTTTGCCGAAAATGGCTGGGAAAATATCCTCATAGCTTTTCCAATAAATCCTCTTCAGTTTGATGAAATAGAGCAAATTCCAGAGTCGGTAAACTTAGAGTTATTACTTTCCGATGCTGGTATCTTGCCCCATCTTTCTACTTTAAAAAGAAAAGTGGGTATTTTTATAGAGTTCAATGCTGGCTATGGTCGGACTGGTTTTTCAATAGATCAGTTCGATGAGATAAAGAAGTGCTTAGATAACATTGTTTTCCAATCGAACTTGACTTTTTCAGGGTTTTATACTCACAATGGACATACTTATTCAACACAATCAATAGCTGAGATAAATCAAATCCATATAGAGAGTATCAGGCTTTTCAGAGAATTGAGAGCTGGTTTTCGAGATGAATTCCCACAAATGAAAATAGTGATGGGAGATACGCCTTCGTGCAGTACAATGGATTTTTTCCAATACATTGATGAAATTGGACCTGGGAATTTTGTGTTCTACGACCTCACCCAACAGAAAATTGGCTCATGTGAATTTGATCAGGTTGCTGTGGCTATGGCTTGCCCAGTTGTGGCAAAGTTTCCTGAAAAGGGTGAAGTGGTTATTTATGGGGGAGGTGTTCATTTTTCAAAAGATATACTTGAGAAAAATGGTGAACCAATTTTTGGTCTAATGGTGGAGCAAACAGGAAAAAACTGGGGGCAACCGATAGAAGGAGCTTATATAAAAGGGCTTTCCCAAGAGCATGGAAAAGTAGTGTTGCCCAAAGAGTTGTTTGATAATACCGAAATAGGGGATATCCTCTATTTTTTACCCGTCCATTCATGCCTTACGGCAAATTTGATGAGGGAATATTTGACCTTGGAAGGGGAAGTGGTTGGGAGAATGTGA
- the sucC gene encoding ADP-forming succinate--CoA ligase subunit beta gives MNIHEYQAKETLAKFGVAIQEGIVANTPEEAVEAAKKMNELTGTTWWVIKAQIHAGGRGKGGGVKLAKSLDEVKSIADDILGMQLVTPQTGEEGKKVHSVLIAQDVYYPGESDIKEFYVSVLLDRTTGRNTIMYSTEGGMDIEEVAENTPDLIYKEEVNPKVGLLPFQARKIAFKLGLQGKANKEMMKFVMALYKAYDETDSALFEINPVLKTSDDKVIAVDAKVNLDPTALYRQKPLAALRDLREEDPIEVEAGEHHLNFVKLDGNVGCMVNGAGLAMATMDMIKLSGGDPANFLDVGGGANAKTVEAGFRIILKDPKVKAILINVFGGIVRCDRVANGVVEAYKNIGDIKIPIIVRLQGTNAEEAKEILDNSGLKVTSAILLKDAAERVKEAVA, from the coding sequence ATGAACATTCACGAATATCAAGCGAAAGAAACGCTTGCCAAATTTGGAGTTGCAATCCAAGAAGGAATAGTTGCCAATACACCCGAAGAGGCAGTAGAAGCAGCAAAAAAAATGAATGAACTGACAGGCACCACTTGGTGGGTAATTAAAGCCCAAATCCATGCTGGCGGAAGGGGAAAAGGTGGAGGAGTAAAACTTGCCAAATCCTTAGATGAAGTCAAATCAATTGCTGATGATATTCTCGGAATGCAACTAGTTACTCCACAAACTGGAGAAGAAGGGAAAAAAGTGCATAGTGTTCTTATAGCTCAAGATGTATATTACCCAGGCGAAAGTGACATCAAAGAATTTTACGTGAGCGTACTGCTTGACCGTACCACGGGAAGAAACACGATCATGTATTCTACCGAAGGTGGCATGGACATAGAAGAAGTTGCTGAAAACACGCCAGATCTTATCTACAAGGAAGAAGTTAACCCTAAAGTTGGTTTGCTTCCATTCCAAGCTAGGAAAATCGCCTTCAAACTCGGCTTGCAAGGAAAGGCTAACAAAGAAATGATGAAGTTTGTGATGGCTCTTTACAAAGCTTATGACGAAACTGACTCAGCTTTGTTTGAGATCAACCCTGTTTTGAAAACTTCTGACGACAAGGTGATTGCAGTTGATGCAAAAGTGAACCTTGACCCTACTGCTCTTTACAGACAAAAACCATTGGCTGCATTGAGAGATTTGAGAGAAGAAGATCCAATAGAAGTAGAAGCTGGTGAGCACCACCTAAACTTTGTGAAGCTTGACGGAAACGTAGGCTGTATGGTGAACGGCGCTGGTTTGGCAATGGCTACTATGGATATGATCAAGCTTTCTGGTGGTGATCCTGCTAACTTCCTAGATGTTGGAGGTGGAGCAAATGCTAAAACTGTTGAAGCTGGTTTTAGAATCATCTTGAAAGATCCAAAGGTAAAAGCAATCCTAATCAACGTATTCGGTGGCATCGTAAGGTGTGACCGTGTTGCAAACGGCGTAGTAGAGGCTTACAAAAATATCGGCGATATCAAGATCCCTATTATCGTAAGGCTACAAGGAACTAATGCTGAAGAAGCGAAGGAAATTCTTGACAACTCAGGCTTGAAAGTCACTTCAGCTATATTGCTGAAAGACGCTGCTGAGAGAGTAAAAGAAGCTGTTGCTTAA
- a CDS encoding M23 family metallopeptidase has translation MAKIKYYYDTKTCQYEKVKISKLEMVINGLGIMFICLIFGVIFSVLITKHMPSSRLQFLLNQNVALLQKYEAANRDLKQINSQLSLLQRNDDKVYRVLFDAPPIPDEIRQAGAGGSQKYKDIIEKRLSQESLILSTFNKLDITKRKMYIQTKSYDEIMELAKSKSEMLERIPAIQPIANKELKRLASGFGMRYHPILKIRRMHAGCDFSAKIGTPIYATGDGVVTKVATVRRGYGKHIEITHGYGYKTRYGHMSGFNVVKGQQVKRGQVIGFVGSTGLSSGPHLHYEVHYQNRPVNPVNYFTNGLTKEEADKLLEYASKENASLGF, from the coding sequence ATGGCGAAGATTAAATATTATTACGATACAAAAACCTGTCAGTACGAGAAGGTAAAAATCTCGAAACTGGAGATGGTTATAAACGGTTTAGGCATCATGTTTATATGCCTCATTTTTGGGGTAATTTTTTCTGTACTCATCACCAAGCACATGCCTTCGTCTAGGTTGCAGTTTTTGCTCAACCAGAATGTGGCGCTTTTGCAAAAGTATGAAGCAGCCAATAGAGACCTTAAACAAATAAACTCACAGTTGAGCTTGTTGCAAAGAAATGACGACAAGGTCTACAGAGTGTTGTTTGATGCCCCACCTATTCCCGATGAAATCCGCCAAGCAGGGGCGGGGGGCAGCCAAAAATATAAAGACATCATAGAAAAACGGCTTTCCCAAGAATCACTCATTCTCTCCACATTTAATAAGCTGGATATTACCAAACGGAAGATGTATATCCAAACAAAATCTTATGATGAGATAATGGAGCTGGCCAAGTCGAAAAGTGAAATGCTGGAACGTATCCCTGCTATCCAACCCATTGCCAACAAAGAGTTGAAAAGGTTAGCTTCTGGATTTGGCATGCGTTACCATCCCATTTTGAAGATTAGAAGAATGCATGCTGGTTGTGATTTTTCTGCAAAAATAGGCACACCTATTTATGCTACTGGCGACGGGGTAGTCACTAAGGTGGCTACAGTGCGTAGGGGATATGGCAAGCATATAGAAATCACTCACGGCTATGGCTACAAAACTAGGTATGGACACATGTCTGGCTTCAATGTGGTAAAAGGACAACAGGTAAAAAGGGGGCAAGTAATTGGTTTTGTGGGGAGTACAGGACTTTCTTCAGGTCCACATCTTCACTATGAAGTACATTATCAGAACAGGCCCGTCAACCCAGTGAACTATTTCACCAACGGGCTTACCAAAGAAGAAGCAGATAAGCTTTTGGAGTACGCCTCTAAAGAAAATGCCTCCCTTGGTTTCTAA
- a CDS encoding M23 family metallopeptidase, producing MAKIKYYYDTKTCKYEKVKISKLEMVINGLGIVFICLIFGVIFSVLITKHMPSSRLQFLLNLNAALLQKYEAVDRDLKQINSQMALLQRNDDKVYRVLFDAPPIPAEIRQAGAGGSLRYKDLLEERLSQENLILSTFKKLDITKRKMYIQTKSYDEIVELAKSKSEMLECIPAIQPITNKELTRLASGFGRRLHPILKIWRAHTGVDFTAKTGTPIYATGDGKVTLVNRVGGYGKQIEISHGYGYKTKYAHMSDFNVTVGQSVKRGQVIGYVGNTGLSSGPHLHYEVHYQNRKVDPVNYFTNGLTKEEADKLLEYASKENASLGF from the coding sequence ATGGCAAAGATTAAATATTATTACGATACAAAGACCTGTAAGTATGAGAAAGTAAAAATCTCGAAGCTTGAGATGGTCATCAACGGTCTAGGCATCGTGTTTATATGCCTTATTTTCGGTGTCATTTTTTCTGTGCTCATCACTAAGCACATGCCTTCTTCGAGATTGCAGTTTTTGCTCAACCTAAATGCGGCTCTCTTGCAAAAATACGAGGCGGTTGATAGGGACTTAAAACAAATAAACTCCCAAATGGCTTTGCTTCAGCGAAATGATGACAAAGTTTACCGCGTTTTGTTCGATGCACCGCCTATCCCAGCAGAAATTCGCCAAGCAGGAGCTGGAGGAAGTTTAAGATACAAAGACCTGTTGGAAGAAAGGCTTTCTCAAGAAAACCTGATTTTATCAACTTTCAAGAAACTGGATATTACCAAGCGGAAAATGTATATCCAAACCAAGTCTTACGACGAGATAGTTGAGTTGGCCAAATCGAAAAGTGAGATGCTTGAATGTATCCCTGCTATCCAACCCATTACCAATAAAGAGCTCACCCGATTAGCTTCAGGTTTTGGTCGCAGGCTTCATCCCATCCTGAAAATTTGGAGGGCTCACACCGGGGTGGATTTTACAGCAAAAACAGGTACGCCCATTTATGCAACTGGCGATGGAAAAGTGACCTTGGTGAACAGGGTTGGTGGATATGGAAAACAAATTGAAATTTCTCATGGTTACGGTTACAAAACCAAATATGCCCACATGTCGGACTTTAATGTTACCGTGGGGCAAAGCGTAAAAAGGGGGCAGGTTATTGGCTATGTAGGTAATACAGGACTTTCTTCAGGTCCTCATTTGCACTATGAAGTACATTATCAAAACAGAAAAGTAGATCCTGTCAATTATTTCACTAATGGACTTACCAAAGAAGAGGCAGATAAACTTTTGGAGTATGCCTCAAAGGAAAATGCTTCACTAGGATTCTAA
- a CDS encoding SRPBCC family protein, with protein sequence MPGNYEVQQEVVVDSEISDVFAQVNELRNWEKWAFSNASLDSTLVASFEGPAFGEGAIYSWQSESGDGRMEIVKSLPKKRIEMRAIMQEGAFISDISFDFSPNKDGILVVWKECGEFGWNPLNRFVAYLLDFEGKIAENYKQSLTELKTVCEQSGN encoded by the coding sequence TTGCCCGGAAACTATGAAGTTCAGCAAGAAGTTGTAGTTGATTCCGAAATAAGTGACGTTTTTGCCCAAGTGAATGAATTGCGGAATTGGGAAAAATGGGCATTTTCAAATGCTTCATTAGATTCTACCTTGGTAGCCAGCTTTGAAGGGCCAGCTTTTGGTGAAGGAGCTATTTACTCTTGGCAATCCGAATCGGGTGACGGAAGGATGGAGATAGTAAAGTCTCTACCCAAAAAAAGGATTGAAATGAGGGCGATTATGCAAGAAGGAGCATTTATATCTGATATAAGTTTTGATTTTAGCCCAAACAAGGATGGCATATTGGTTGTTTGGAAAGAATGTGGAGAGTTTGGCTGGAATCCTCTCAATAGGTTTGTAGCTTATTTGTTGGATTTTGAGGGTAAAATAGCTGAAAACTACAAGCAAAGCTTGACTGAATTGAAAACAGTTTGTGAGCAAAGCGGCAATTAG
- a CDS encoding M23 family metallopeptidase, with protein sequence MAKIKYYYDTKTCQYEKVKTSKLEMVINGLGIMFICLIFGVLFSMLITRYMPSSRLQFLLNQNVAMLQKFESANRDLKQLNSQLGLLQRNDDKVYRVLFDAPPIPNEIRQAGAGGSLKYKDILEKRFSQEPLILSTFKKLDITKRRMYIQTKSYDELVELAKSKSEMLECIPAIQPVANKELRRLASGYGMRYHPILKITRMHAGCDFSAKIGTPIYATGDGKVTTLIKMNRSYGNYIEISHGYGYKTKYAHMSGFNVVDGQSVKRGQVIGYVGNTGLSAGPHLHYEVYYQNRHVDPVNYFTNGLTREEADKLLEYASKENASLGF encoded by the coding sequence ATGGCGAAGATTAAATATTATTACGATACAAAAACCTGTCAGTACGAGAAGGTAAAAACTTCGAAGCTAGAGATGGTTATCAATGGTTTAGGCATCATGTTTATATGCCTCATTTTTGGGGTACTTTTTTCTATGCTCATTACTAGGTATATGCCTTCGTCTAGGTTACAGTTTTTGCTCAATCAGAACGTAGCCATGTTGCAAAAGTTCGAATCTGCCAATAGAGATTTGAAACAGTTGAATTCTCAGTTGGGTTTGTTGCAAAGAAATGATGATAAGGTCTATAGGGTTTTGTTTGATGCCCCACCCATTCCCAATGAAATCCGGCAGGCAGGGGCGGGAGGCAGTCTGAAATATAAAGACATTCTAGAAAAGCGATTTTCCCAAGAGCCGCTTATTCTTTCCACATTTAAGAAGCTAGACATCACCAAACGGAGAATGTATATCCAAACAAAATCGTATGATGAGCTTGTGGAGTTAGCTAAGTCTAAAAGCGAAATGTTGGAATGTATCCCAGCTATTCAGCCCGTTGCCAATAAAGAACTGCGGAGGTTAGCTTCTGGTTATGGCATGCGTTACCACCCAATTTTGAAAATAACAAGGATGCATGCCGGTTGTGATTTTTCTGCAAAAATAGGTACGCCTATTTATGCTACCGGAGATGGAAAAGTGACCACGTTGATAAAGATGAACAGAAGTTATGGGAATTACATTGAAATTTCCCACGGCTATGGTTATAAAACTAAATATGCCCACATGTCGGGCTTCAATGTGGTTGATGGACAATCTGTAAAAAGAGGCCAGGTGATAGGGTATGTGGGGAATACGGGGCTTTCAGCTGGACCACATTTGCACTACGAAGTATATTACCAAAATAGGCATGTCGATCCTGTTAACTATTTCACCAACGGGCTTACCAGAGAAGAAGCGGATAAGCTTTTGGAGTATGCCTCAAAAGAAAATGCCTCCCTTGGTTTCTAA